TCATTACTATAGTTTCATTTCCAAATTGGTCTACTCCAACTATTTCTAAGTCAGAAGTTCCCACCATAAAATCTTCATGCACCATTGAAATATTTACCCCTTTTTCTTTAAGCTGACTTTCATTCATTTCACTTCCATTTTCTAGACAGACAGGATAAGCCTGTCCCAATGCAAGATGGCATGAAGCATTTTCATCAAAAAGAGTATTGTAAAATATAGTATTTGAATTTGAAATAGGTGAATCATAAGGAACAAGAGCTACTTCTCCAAGATAAGATGAGCCTTCATCACTTTTCAGAAGCTTTTCAAGTATTTCTTTTCCTTTTTCAGCAGAAAAATCTACAACTTTTCCCTCTTTAAATGTAAGTGAAAAATTCTCTATTAGATTCCCACTATAACTAAAAGGTTTGCTGCTGTAAACTATTCCATTGACCTCATCTTTCTTAGGAAGGGTAAATATTTCTTCAGTTGGCATATTTGCTACAAAATATACTCCTTCTTTTGAAGTTTCTCCTCCAGCTGTCCATATGTGCCCCTCTGGAAGTCCTATCTCTAAGTTTGTTCCTAATGAATTTTTATATATTAATTTCTTGAATTTTTTCTTGTTTAAATAGTTCATATTCTTTTTCAATGAATTTAAATGATTTTCCCACTCTTTTACTGGGTCAGTTTTGTCAGCTCTTACTATTGAAAAAATAAGCTCCCATAATTTTTCTTTGCTTTCTTCTCTAGGCAATTTAGGGAATATTTTTCCAGCCCATGCATCGGTTGGCACAGATACTATACACCATTGATTGTAGTTATTCATTATTCTGTCATAGTATTCTTTTAATGCTCTGCTTCTAGCTCTCTGATATTTTGCTATTTTACTTTGTTCTACATCTTTTAGAAGCTCTGGATCAGAAGCATATATACTTAAAAAAGCTGCTCCTTTTCTCATATATTCCATAACAGATTCTACCTGCCACTGAGGATAATTTTCAAACAGCTCCTCTACTCCATACATATATTTATATTTGCCACATAATTCATCATTCCAATGAACAACTACTTCTCCTGCTCCATTCTTATATGCTGCTTCTACAAGCTTTCTTGTAAAATCAGCAGTTTCAACAGGGGAATTTATAACTAAAATCTGTCCTTTTTGAAGATTAATCCCTATTTTTATAGCAAGCTCTATATATTTTTCTATCTTTTTTTCCATTTACTTCCTCCAAATCAATCTACTCTAAACTGTCCCTTCGATATAAAATTATTTATATACTTTGCTGTTCCCATTTTTTTATGTATTTCATCATGAACCAGAGGAAGAAAAAGAGTATCTTTAGCATAGTCCAGCATACACTCTTTAGAATTTACCAGCCCATCATTATATTCTCCCAGCCATTTACTGAATATTCCTTCTGTTTCAGTTCCTATGATTAAACCAATTTCTATCTTTCTATCTATTTCATATTCTTTCTTTCTTTTAAAAAGTTTTAAAGGTTTAAATATAGTATCTAATATTGGAAATATTCTCTTCAATCTTCTGTGAACAACAGAATCTCTTAAAGGAGCAGCTATCAATACTATTTTATCTACAATATCCTCTGCTTCCTTATCTTTTAGAGTTTCTTCAATAAGCATTCCCCCAAGACCATATCCAATTAGGACAATCTCCTCTTTTTCACTGAGCCCTCCATATTTTAAGTCTAAAAGAAAACTTTTGAGCATATCTACTGAAAATTTTATATCTGGAAAAGTAAGAGGAAAATTTAAATTTTCTACTTTATATCCTAATGAAGTTAAATTTTGCTCCAATGGCTCCATATCTCTATAATCTCTATGAAATCCATGAATCAATACTATTCTGTAGCTCATCTTCTCACTTTCCTTTTTTTAGAATTTTTGTTAAAACCATCTTTCTTTTTTATTATAACATTTTTTAGAGGAACTTGAAGAAAAAAAGAAAAAATTTCTAACCTCTTTTTAAGAAAATTATGTTATTATATATTTAAAATAACTTTTGAGGTGATAATTAATGCAAAAATTTAAGAGATACGTCTTTGCTGTCCT
Above is a window of Fusobacterium varium DNA encoding:
- a CDS encoding Aminopeptidase 2, whose protein sequence is MEKKIEKYIELAIKIGINLQKGQILVINSPVETADFTRKLVEAAYKNGAGEVVVHWNDELCGKYKYMYGVEELFENYPQWQVESVMEYMRKGAAFLSIYASDPELLKDVEQSKIAKYQRARSRALKEYYDRIMNNYNQWCIVSVPTDAWAGKIFPKLPREESKEKLWELIFSIVRADKTDPVKEWENHLNSLKKNMNYLNKKKFKKLIYKNSLGTNLEIGLPEGHIWTAGGETSKEGVYFVANMPTEEIFTLPKKDEVNGIVYSSKPFSYSGNLIENFSLTFKEGKVVDFSAEKGKEILEKLLKSDEGSSYLGEVALVPYDSPISNSNTIFYNTLFDENASCHLALGQAYPVCLENGSEMNESQLKEKGVNISMVHEDFMVGTSDLEIVGVDQFGNETIVMKNGNFAFTEK
- a CDS encoding Alpha/beta hydrolase family, which codes for MSYRIVLIHGFHRDYRDMEPLEQNLTSLGYKVENLNFPLTFPDIKFSVDMLKSFLLDLKYGGLSEKEEIVLIGYGLGGMLIEETLKDKEAEDIVDKIVLIAAPLRDSVVHRRLKRIFPILDTIFKPLKLFKRKKEYEIDRKIEIGLIIGTETEGIFSKWLGEYNDGLVNSKECMLDYAKDTLFLPLVHDEIHKKMGTAKYINNFISKGQFRVD